TGGACCGCGGCCGGATCATTATTGAGCCGGCGCAGCGCGACACGGGACCTTGCATAGCGTTAACCGCGCACTATTTTTTAAGCAGGGGAATCGACGATGTAATGGCGTGTGTTCCGTCCGACCATTATATCCCGGATGCAAGCGCTTTGCGGCGGGAGTTTTTAAGAGCGGAAAGCCAGGCGGGAAAAAGGAAGTCAATTGTCACATTTGGCATCGCTCCCACAAGACCCGAAACCGGGTTTGGCTATATCGAAACCTGTCCGGATGAAGCTAACAGCGATCCGCCTTTGCGCGTCCGCAGATTTTGGGAAAAGCCGGCGCTTGCGGAAGCGGAAAAATTGGCGAGGCAAGCGCATGTATACTGGAACAGCGGCATTTTCGTATGGCGTCCGTCCACAATCCGTTACTACATGGAACTGCATCAGCCGCAAATTTGGCGGAAGGTTGTCGCGGATGCGGCAAGTTTGCCGGAAGCCTATAAGAGCATCGAGCCGATTTCGGTTGATTACGCCGTCATTGAAAAAGCAACCGATGTTTATTGTATTCCGGTGAATATGGTATGGGAGGATATCGGTTTCTGGACTTCATTGGAACGGATTTTTGCCGTTGACGACAAAGGCAATTTGCTGCGCGGAGATGTCCATACATTGGCGACTGAACGCTCGATTATCCTGGCGGAGCAAGGCAAGGTGATTGTAGTCGGCTTAAACGATTGTATTGTTGTGCAAACGGAACACGGATTGCTGGTGTGCCATAAAGAAAAAGAGCAAATGGTCAAACAACTGTTCAGGCAATCAGCCGATTTTGCATAAATCCATATACCCAAAAGGAAGGTGATGAGGGCATGATTGGCGGCAGAAACCGTAAATCCGCAAAAAGCCGCAAACGAAAAAAGACCGTGCGAAACGCGAGACGGTCCAAAACGGCAAGAGGCAAAAGAAGTTTGCGCA
The genomic region above belongs to Bacilli bacterium and contains:
- a CDS encoding sugar phosphate nucleotidyltransferase; translated protein: MNIVIMAGGSGTRFWPKSVSAKPKQFLALTSERSLLQDTYWRFRQWLPAENIYVVTSGKYLEMVCEQLAEVDRGRIIIEPAQRDTGPCIALTAHYFLSRGIDDVMACVPSDHYIPDASALRREFLRAESQAGKRKSIVTFGIAPTRPETGFGYIETCPDEANSDPPLRVRRFWEKPALAEAEKLARQAHVYWNSGIFVWRPSTIRYYMELHQPQIWRKVVADAASLPEAYKSIEPISVDYAVIEKATDVYCIPVNMVWEDIGFWTSLERIFAVDDKGNLLRGDVHTLATERSIILAEQGKVIVVGLNDCIVVQTEHGLLVCHKEKEQMVKQLFRQSADFA